Below is a window of Gemmatimonadales bacterium DNA.
GAATTCTTCATAAACCTTAGCGGACAGGATTTCCCCCTCAAGTCGCAGACGCACATCCAAGACTTTCTTCGCCGCAATAGAGGAAACGATTTCATCCGCGTGGCTAACCAGCGCACCTTCCGTCCTGACACACTATCTCGAATACAGAACCATGTTACCGAGTTCGGCAACAGGATCCTACGCATTCCTATCAGGCGACCGTATCTTCGAGTGGGGACGCCTTCTATCGGAACTCAGTGGATGATCTTGAGCCGGAAGTTCTGTGAATTTGTCTGCTACAGCCCTGAGGTCGAAAGGTTCAAGAGATTCTATCGGCACACCTTCATATCGGATGAAGGATTCTTTCAGACGGTAATAATGAATACCAGTTACCAGGGAACTATCGTGAACGACGATAAACGGACCATTGACTGGGTGCCGCTAGGAATAATCAAGTTACGTCCCAGAGACTTCACATCCAACGACGCCGATTTCTTGATGGCAAGTCCAGGCTTGTTTGCCCGCAAATTCGACGTAACCGTTGATGGAGGCATCTTGAGTATCTTGGAGGCAAATCTATCGTAGCCGTTTTGCCTTATCACGGCGAGGCGCCAACGCCGTGATCGCCGGATCGCGCCCAATACGGCAAGGGACGTAGAACATGGTCAACGTTTCCGAGCGCAGCAGCCGATGAGCCAGCCCGCCCAGGCCCCATCCCTCGATTCCCGCCACCAGTACCGGCTCGCGCTTGCCATGCTCGCGGCCGCCGCCCTGGCGTGGCTCTGGACGCTCTCCCACCGTACCATGGCGATGAGCATCCCGGCCTTCGTCGCGGCGTGGACCGTGATGATGGCCGCGATGATGCTCCCCTCGCTCGTGCCCAGCGTGCTCCTCTTCCAAGCGGCCTCGCGCTCGCGCGCGCCCTTCGGCTACCGGACCGCGCCGAGCCCGGTGTTCGTTGCCGGCTACTTCGCGGCGTGGGCGCTGATCGGTGCGACTGTCGCGGTCGCGGGCGACCTCGCGGGCCCGGTGCCCCCAAGCTGGCAGAGCGGCGTCGTCGGTTCGGCGCTCATCGTTGCCGGCGCGTACCAGCTCACCCGCCTCAAGGCCTGGTGCCTCGGCCACTGCCGGAGCCCCATGCACTTCTTCATGGAGCACTGGAAGGACGGCCCGCTCGGCGCCCTGCGCCTCGGCGCCCATCACGGCCTCTACTGCGTGGGCTGCTGCTGGGGGCTCATGGTCGCGTTCATCGCGCTCGGCATGATGCGGCCGGCCTGGATGGGGCTGATCGCGCTGGTGATATTGCTGGAGAAAACGGCGCCGAGTGGTCAGCGGCTGGCCCCGCTCATCGGAATGGGGTTTATTCTGGCCGGCGCCCTGGTGGCGCTCGATGTGCTGCCGGCGCTGGATGCGATGATGGGAGGGATGCATGGCGAAGCCCGCTAAGTGGAGCCTCAAGGTGGAGCACCTGATGGCATGCAACTGCAACTACGCCTGCCCCTGCTCCTTCGACGCCAGGCCCACGTTCGGCACCTGCGAGGCCTCGACGGCCACGCGCATCGTGAAGGGGAAGGTGGACGGGGTGACGCTCGACGGCCTCAAGTGGGCCTTCGTGGCCAAGTGGCCGGGCCCCTTGCACGAGCTGCACGGCAGAGGGGTCGTGTTCCTCGACCACCGGGCCAGGGGGGCGAAGCGCGACGCCCTCGAGCGGGTGGCCACGGGCAAGGCCGGCGGCCCGTGGGGGATCTTCATGTCCACGGTAACCGACGGCTACCAGGTGCGGACGGCGGGCATCGAGTTCAAGGTCGCCGGCAAGAGGAGCCACTTCCGCGTCGTGGGGGCCACCGAGGTCGCCTTCGAAAGCATCAAGAACCCGCTGACTGGGGCGGACTACCCGGCGATCGTGCTGCTGCCCGCGGGGCTCCTCACGAAGAAGGAGGAGATCTTCGCCGCCAAGACCATGTGGGTCAAAGCCGACGGGCTCGACTTCAGCTACCCACAGCGCAACGCGCTCGTCTTTACGACGACGTGGCGCGGCCCGTGAAGGGGTGACGACGGGCCCCAGGACGGGCGCCACCTCCGTCCTCGATGCGGGGCGCGTGGTGGGGAGGCTCCGCGATGCGCGGGCGCGTGGCGCCCGACGGCGAGAGCTGCTCTGGCTCGCGGCCCGAGCGATCCGCGAGGCGGGACCGCCCTACACTTCCGTTTACCTCTATATGCTCCACGGCGACGAACTGGTGCTCGAAGCGCACGACGGTCGGGGCACGGACCACGTCCGCATTCCCGTGGGGCGCGGCGTGTGCGGCACCGCCGCGGCGGAGCGGAAGGACCAGAACGTGCCGGACGTGTCCGCGGCGGGCAACTATCTCGCCTGCAACCTCGACACCAGGTCCGAGCTCGTCGTCCTGATCGAGCGCGGCGACACGATCCTGGGCCAGATTGACGTGGACTCCGACGTTCCCGCCGGCTTCTCCGATGTGGAGCACGCCGCGACGCGGGAAGTCGCCGACGCGCTCGGCGAGCTGCTCAAGGCGGCGGCCGGGACGGCGCGTGCCTAGGCGGAACTCGCAGGAGTTCCACGGCATCCGGCTGGCGCTGGAGGAGGCTCAGGCCGCGGCCGCCGACGGCGAAGCGCCGGTTGGCGCGGTCCTCATGCGCGGTGCGGAGATCCTTTCGCGCGGCCGCAACCGCATGCGCGCGACCGGCGACCCGCGGCAGCACGCCGAGGTCGGGTGCCTCGACGCGGCGGTCGCGGCCGGATGCCGGGGCCCCGACGCATTCGCGGGCGCGACGCTGTTCGTGACGCTCGAGCCGTGCTCGATGTGCGCCGGCGCCATCGTGCTGGCGCGGGTGCCTGGCGTGGTCTTCGGCGCGTGGGACCCGAAAGCGGGGATGGCCGGGTCGCTGCACGACCTGCTGCGGCATCCGAGGCTGAACCACCGCTGCGAGGTCGTGGGCGGCGTACTGGAGCAGGACTGCGCGGAGCTCCTCAAGGCCTTCTTCGCCGAGCGCCGCTGAGCGAGGACGGGGTTGCACTCGCTGGTTGAAACAGGCCCCGTCAACCCACTAGCTTTCGGCGCCGCTGGACAGGTGGCCGAGTGGTTGAAGGCGCCGGTCTCGAAAACCGGTGGGCCCGTAAGGGTCTCGTGAGTTCGAATCTCACCCTGTCCGTGTCAGCAGGCACAGGCGCACAGCCGTACAGCGCACAGGCGCACGGGGGCACGGTTGTCCGGGGCGCCAACTCCGACTGTGCTCCCGTGCGCCCGTGCCCTCTGTGCCCTCTTTCTGGATGGGTGGCCGAGCGGTTTAAGGCGCACGCCTGGAGAGCGTGTGGGCCCCAAAAGGGCCTCGTGGGTTCGAATCCCACCCCATCCGTTCACCCCCGCGTTGATTGCGGCGCTCGCTTGCCTTACCTTTCGGCCTCGATATGCCGCATGAAGAGCGCCAGCTCATCCTGGACGACCGCGCCCTCGCGCGCACGCTCCACCGGATGGCGCAGGACATTCTGCGGCAGACCCCCGATCCCATATCGCTGGTGCTCATCGGCGTACAGCGCCGAGGCGTGGAGCTGGCCGCGCGGCTGGCGACCGAGGCGCGCACCCAGTCCGGGATCGAGGTGCCGAGGGGCGCCATGGACATCACACTCTATCGCGACGACCTCGAAGCCGTCGGGCCGCGTCCCCTGGTGGGCCCCACGCACCTGCCGGTGGACTTGGGCGGCCGACACGCGTGGATCGTGGACGACGTCCTCTTCACGGGGCGCACGGTGCGGGCGGCGCTGGATGAGCTGGCGGACTTCGGGCGTCCGGCGCGCATCGGGCTCGCGGTGCTGGTGGACCGGGGCGGGCGCGAATTGCCGATCCAGGCGGACGTGGTCGGCGAGCGGGTGCCGACCGGACCGCGCGACCGGGTGGAGGTGTTCGTGAAGGAGCTGGACGGACGCGATGCGGTGGAAGTGGTCCGCGGCGCGAAGGTGGGTGGGTGAGCCCGGCCCTGGGGAAGGACCTCCTGGGCCTCGAACCCCTCTCCGCCGACGATATCCGCCTCATCCTCGACACCGCCGAACCGTTCAAAGAGATCTCCGAGCGCGCCATCAAGAAGGTCCCGGTCCTCCGGGGCAAGACCATCGTGAACCTCTTCTTCGAGGCCTCGACCCGCACCCGGATCAGTTTCGAGTTCGCGGAGAAGCGCCTCTCCGCCGATACGGTGAACGTCGCGACCGCGGCGTCCTCGGTGCAGAAGGGCGAGACGCTGGTGGACACGGCGCGCAACCTCGAGGCGATGCGGATCGACATGGTGGTGATCCGGCACGGCTCGTCCGGCGCCGCGAAGTTCCTCGCGGACCGCATCGAGTCGAATGTGGTCAATGCCGGTGACGGGATGCACGAGCACCCGACCCAGGCCCTGCTCGACCTTCTCACCATCCGCGACCATCGCCCCATCGAGGGCGCGAAGGTCTGCATCGTGGGAGACGCACTGCACTCGCGGGTGGCGCGGTCCAACATCTGGGGCCTCACCAAGCTGGGCGCCGAGGTGGCGGTGTGCGGACCGCGGAGCCTGTTGCCGCTCGGCGTGGAGCAGCTGGGCGTCAGGGTGTTCCGGCGGATTGAGGAAGCGATCGAGTGGGCGGACGTGCTCAACGTGCTGCGGCTCCAGCTGGAGCGGATGCAGGCCGGCTACGTCCCGTCGCTTCGCGAGTACTACCGCGTCTTCGGCGTCACGCTCGAGCGGCTGGAGAAAGCGCCGCGCGACCTCCTCATCCTGCACCCGGGGCCGATGAACCGCGGGGTCGAGATCGACTCGCGGGTGGCTGACGGGCCGCACTCGGTCATACTGAACCAGGTCACCAACGGCGTGGCGGTGCGCATGGCGGTGCTCTATCTGCTGGCGGGCGGGCGCCCCGAGCTGGCCGAAGCGGCCAAGGGCGGAGGGGAGCGATGAAGCCGGTCCTGATCCGCGGCGCCAGGGTGATCGATCCTTCGGTGGGCCGCGATGCCGTCGCCGACCTGGCGATCGCCGAGGGGAGGATCCTCGCGGTGGGCTCGTCCCTGGGCATTCCTGATGGCGCCGAAGTGATCGACGCGAACGGCCTGGTGGTCGCGCCGGGGTTCGTGGACCTGCACGTGCATCTGCGCGAGCCGGGACGTGAGGACGTCGAGACCATCGCGACGGGCGCGCGTGCCGCCGTGGCCGGCGGCTTCACGTCGGTCTGCGCGATGCCCAACACCGACCCCGTCACCGACAACCAGGCCGCCGTCGGCTTCATCGTGAGCCAGGCGCGCCAGGCTGGGACCGCCCGGGTCTATCCCATCGGCGCGGTCTCGCTGGGACAGCGGGGCGAGCAGCTCACCGAGATGGGCGAGCTGGTGGCCGCAGGGGCCATCGCCGTCTCCGACGACGGGAAGCCGGTCGCGACGGCGCACCTCATGCGCACCGCGCTCGAGTACGCGATGACCTTCGGCATCCCGGTCATCGACCACTGCGAGGACCACACGCTCTCCGCGGGCGGCGCGATGCACGAGGGGCTCACCTCCACGCGCCTCGGCTTGAAGGGGATCCCGCGCGCCGCGGAGGACGTGATCGTAGCGCGCGATATCGCGCTCGCCGAGCTGACCGGCGGCCATGTGCACCTCGCGCACATCTCCACCGCGGGCGCGGTCCGGATGATCCGCGACGCGAAGGCGCGCGGCGTCCAGGTGACCGCCGAAGTGACGCCGCACCACTTCGCGCTCACCGACGCGTGCTGCGAGGGCTACAACACCAACGCCAAGATGAACCCTCCGCTGCGCGAGGGGCACGACGTCGAGGCGCTGCGCGCGGCCCTGGCCGACGGTACCATCGACTGCATCGCCACCGACCACGCGCCGCACCACTACGACGCCAAGGAGGCGGAGTTCGACTTCGCGCCCTTCGGCGTGGTGGGTCTCGAGACGGCGCTCGGCGTGGCGATGGTCGAGCTGGTCGAGCGGGGCGTCCTCCCGCTTCCCGCCCTGGTCCACCGGCTCGCCACGCGGCCCGCCGAGGTGGCGCACCTGCCGGCCGGCACGCTCGCTCCCGGGGCGCCGGCTGACGTGATCGTGTTCGACCCGGCGGCGGAGTGGACGGTGGACCCGGCCGCGTTCTTCTCCAAGAGCCGCAACACGCCGTTCGCGGGACGCCGGCTCAAGGGCGTGATCCGATGGACGCTGGTGGGCGGGGTGGTGGCGCACCGCTCCGGCCCCCGCCCGCGGGGCGGGTAGGGCGCGCCGCGGCGTGAACCGGCTCGAGGCAGCGCGCGGCATCTGCCGGGTCGGCCGGCGGCTGATGGAGCGCGGGTTGATCGCCGGGACCGACGGGAACATCGCCGTCCGGCTCGCGGGTGACCGAATCCTCGTGACGCCCAGCGGGTACGCGAAGGGCGAGCTCGCGCCGGATGACCTGGTCGAAGTGGACCTCGCCGGCAACCACCTCCGCGGATCGAACCGGGCAAGCTCCGAACTCGGCATGCATCTGGTTATTCTTGGGGTGCGGCCGGAGGTGGGCGCCGTGGTACACGCGCACCCGCCGACGGCGACCGGGTTCTCGATCGCCGGACTGACGCTCGACGAGGGCGTGATCCCGGAACTGGTCGTCCAGGTGGGGCCGGTGCCGCTGGTGCCCTACGCGATGCCGGGCACGCCGGACCTGGGTGAGACCGTCGGGCCGTACGCGCGGGGGCACGACGCGCTGCTCCTCGCCAATCACGGCGCGGTGACGATGGGACGGACGCTGGACGAGGCGCATCACCGCATGGAGAGCCTCGAGCATTCCGCCCGGATCCTTCTCGCTGCCCGGTTGCTGGGTCGCGTCGAGCGGCTTCGGCCGGATGACGTGGCGCGGCTGCTGCGGCTGCGCGGGCTGAGTGAAACGGAGATGTGACCATGAGCCGAAAGAGCCGCACCACAACGTCGGGGGTGGAGCGCCTCCTGGAGCAGCGTCGGCTGTTCCAGGATTGGCTCACCAAGCTCTCTGGCGGCGCCGGCGAGACGATGCCGGGACACGTCGTCGAGAAGGTGC
It encodes the following:
- a CDS encoding beta-1,6-N-acetylglucosaminyltransferase encodes the protein EFFINLSGQDFPLKSQTHIQDFLRRNRGNDFIRVANQRTFRPDTLSRIQNHVTEFGNRILRIPIRRPYLRVGTPSIGTQWMILSRKFCEFVCYSPEVERFKRFYRHTFISDEGFFQTVIMNTSYQGTIVNDDKRTIDWVPLGIIKLRPRDFTSNDADFLMASPGLFARKFDVTVDGGILSILEANLS
- a CDS encoding DUF2182 domain-containing protein, with protein sequence MSQPAQAPSLDSRHQYRLALAMLAAAALAWLWTLSHRTMAMSIPAFVAAWTVMMAAMMLPSLVPSVLLFQAASRSRAPFGYRTAPSPVFVAGYFAAWALIGATVAVAGDLAGPVPPSWQSGVVGSALIVAGAYQLTRLKAWCLGHCRSPMHFFMEHWKDGPLGALRLGAHHGLYCVGCCWGLMVAFIALGMMRPAWMGLIALVILLEKTAPSGQRLAPLIGMGFILAGALVALDVLPALDAMMGGMHGEAR
- a CDS encoding DUF1326 domain-containing protein codes for the protein MAKPAKWSLKVEHLMACNCNYACPCSFDARPTFGTCEASTATRIVKGKVDGVTLDGLKWAFVAKWPGPLHELHGRGVVFLDHRARGAKRDALERVATGKAGGPWGIFMSTVTDGYQVRTAGIEFKVAGKRSHFRVVGATEVAFESIKNPLTGADYPAIVLLPAGLLTKKEEIFAAKTMWVKADGLDFSYPQRNALVFTTTWRGP
- a CDS encoding GAF domain-containing protein — its product is MTTGPRTGATSVLDAGRVVGRLRDARARGARRRELLWLAARAIREAGPPYTSVYLYMLHGDELVLEAHDGRGTDHVRIPVGRGVCGTAAAERKDQNVPDVSAAGNYLACNLDTRSELVVLIERGDTILGQIDVDSDVPAGFSDVEHAATREVADALGELLKAAAGTARA
- a CDS encoding nucleoside deaminase; this encodes MPRRNSQEFHGIRLALEEAQAAAADGEAPVGAVLMRGAEILSRGRNRMRATGDPRQHAEVGCLDAAVAAGCRGPDAFAGATLFVTLEPCSMCAGAIVLARVPGVVFGAWDPKAGMAGSLHDLLRHPRLNHRCEVVGGVLEQDCAELLKAFFAERR
- the pyrR gene encoding bifunctional pyr operon transcriptional regulator/uracil phosphoribosyltransferase PyrR produces the protein MPHEERQLILDDRALARTLHRMAQDILRQTPDPISLVLIGVQRRGVELAARLATEARTQSGIEVPRGAMDITLYRDDLEAVGPRPLVGPTHLPVDLGGRHAWIVDDVLFTGRTVRAALDELADFGRPARIGLAVLVDRGGRELPIQADVVGERVPTGPRDRVEVFVKELDGRDAVEVVRGAKVGG
- a CDS encoding aspartate carbamoyltransferase catalytic subunit, with translation MSPALGKDLLGLEPLSADDIRLILDTAEPFKEISERAIKKVPVLRGKTIVNLFFEASTRTRISFEFAEKRLSADTVNVATAASSVQKGETLVDTARNLEAMRIDMVVIRHGSSGAAKFLADRIESNVVNAGDGMHEHPTQALLDLLTIRDHRPIEGAKVCIVGDALHSRVARSNIWGLTKLGAEVAVCGPRSLLPLGVEQLGVRVFRRIEEAIEWADVLNVLRLQLERMQAGYVPSLREYYRVFGVTLERLEKAPRDLLILHPGPMNRGVEIDSRVADGPHSVILNQVTNGVAVRMAVLYLLAGGRPELAEAAKGGGER
- a CDS encoding dihydroorotase, with product MKPVLIRGARVIDPSVGRDAVADLAIAEGRILAVGSSLGIPDGAEVIDANGLVVAPGFVDLHVHLREPGREDVETIATGARAAVAGGFTSVCAMPNTDPVTDNQAAVGFIVSQARQAGTARVYPIGAVSLGQRGEQLTEMGELVAAGAIAVSDDGKPVATAHLMRTALEYAMTFGIPVIDHCEDHTLSAGGAMHEGLTSTRLGLKGIPRAAEDVIVARDIALAELTGGHVHLAHISTAGAVRMIRDAKARGVQVTAEVTPHHFALTDACCEGYNTNAKMNPPLREGHDVEALRAALADGTIDCIATDHAPHHYDAKEAEFDFAPFGVVGLETALGVAMVELVERGVLPLPALVHRLATRPAEVAHLPAGTLAPGAPADVIVFDPAAEWTVDPAAFFSKSRNTPFAGRRLKGVIRWTLVGGVVAHRSGPRPRGG
- a CDS encoding class II aldolase/adducin family protein; this translates as MNRLEAARGICRVGRRLMERGLIAGTDGNIAVRLAGDRILVTPSGYAKGELAPDDLVEVDLAGNHLRGSNRASSELGMHLVILGVRPEVGAVVHAHPPTATGFSIAGLTLDEGVIPELVVQVGPVPLVPYAMPGTPDLGETVGPYARGHDALLLANHGAVTMGRTLDEAHHRMESLEHSARILLAARLLGRVERLRPDDVARLLRLRGLSETEM